A genomic stretch from Aedes albopictus strain Foshan chromosome 2, AalbF5, whole genome shotgun sequence includes:
- the LOC109410420 gene encoding nuclear protein 1 gives MSEVHFDEYEKYNVDFDKYVFSGHSGKQRSKKEASEHTNHFDPSGHSRKITTKLRNTEQNRKEKSKN, from the coding sequence ATGTCGGAAGTACACTTTGATGAGTACGAAAAGTACAACGTTGATTTCGACAAGTACGTGTTCTCCGGTCACTCGGGAAAGCAACGATCCAAGAAGGAAGCTAGTGAACATACGAATCATTTCGATCCCAGCGGTCATTCCAGAAAAATAACCACCAAACTGCGTAATACCGAGCAAAATCGAAAGGAAAAATCGAAGAACTAA